In the genome of Mucisphaera calidilacus, one region contains:
- the csrA gene encoding carbon storage regulator CsrA — translation MLVLSRQRDETIMIGDEIEITVVDIRGDKVRLGINAPRNVQVHRKEVYEAIKKENTASANVQIADLTRLETHVKRRAAGSGG, via the coding sequence ATGCTCGTGCTATCCCGTCAGCGGGACGAGACGATCATGATCGGCGACGAGATCGAGATCACGGTCGTCGACATACGCGGGGACAAGGTCAGACTCGGGATCAACGCCCCGCGGAACGTCCAGGTCCATCGCAAGGAAGTCTACGAAGCCATCAAGAAGGAAAACACGGCCAGCGCGAACGTGCAGATCGCCGATCTCACGCGCCTGGAGACCCACGTCAAACGTCGCGCAGCAGGATCGGGCGGATGA
- a CDS encoding PfkB family carbohydrate kinase, with amino-acid sequence MTDRTAVAHAAAAGLRAYGNRAERARAVVGFDGFVDSIIRVVDQREDATTYTSLATIADFGGRVSAAAGKSANFEFVTTLQKLGGNGPIMANAMAAGEVSMTYLGSIGYPEPDPIFQELVDRSQTVIPLAEAGRTDALEFDDGKLMLGKYAHLLTLGADRIRETIGVEKMVEVLAETDLLAMINWTMMPGTQTIWELLRDEILPGLDRGGRERLMVFFDLCDPAKRTMEDLQEALKVMSSLQEHADVILGMNLAEATHVVKALGLPAAPDPEAEIETTAVAVREALDTHAAVVHPRAGAAACRVVDGAVHSAAFAGPFVKHPRLSTGAGDNFNAGFCLGLLAGLELEQCLCTGTATSGFYVRNAASPTLNELAGFCDELPDPEAGR; translated from the coding sequence ATGACGGATCGGACGGCGGTAGCGCATGCGGCGGCGGCGGGACTTCGGGCCTACGGCAATCGTGCCGAACGCGCCCGGGCGGTGGTCGGCTTCGACGGCTTCGTGGACTCGATCATCCGGGTCGTCGACCAACGCGAGGACGCGACCACCTACACGTCGCTGGCAACCATCGCCGACTTCGGCGGACGGGTCAGCGCCGCAGCGGGCAAGAGCGCGAACTTCGAGTTCGTGACCACGCTCCAGAAACTCGGCGGGAACGGCCCCATCATGGCCAACGCGATGGCCGCGGGCGAGGTGTCCATGACCTACCTCGGATCGATCGGCTACCCCGAGCCCGACCCGATCTTCCAGGAACTCGTCGACCGCTCGCAGACCGTGATCCCCCTCGCGGAGGCGGGACGCACCGACGCGCTGGAGTTCGACGACGGCAAGCTGATGCTCGGCAAGTACGCGCACCTGCTCACGCTCGGCGCCGACCGCATCCGCGAGACCATCGGCGTCGAGAAGATGGTCGAAGTCCTCGCGGAAACCGACCTGCTCGCCATGATCAACTGGACCATGATGCCCGGGACCCAGACCATCTGGGAACTGCTGCGTGACGAGATCCTGCCCGGGCTGGACCGCGGCGGACGCGAACGGCTGATGGTCTTCTTCGACCTCTGCGACCCCGCCAAGCGAACCATGGAAGACCTGCAGGAGGCGCTGAAGGTCATGAGCAGCTTGCAGGAGCACGCCGACGTGATCCTCGGCATGAACCTCGCCGAGGCGACCCACGTCGTCAAGGCACTGGGCCTGCCCGCTGCGCCGGACCCCGAGGCCGAGATCGAGACCACCGCGGTCGCGGTGCGGGAGGCGCTGGACACACACGCCGCCGTGGTGCACCCGCGGGCCGGAGCGGCGGCCTGCCGCGTGGTCGATGGCGCGGTTCATTCAGCCGCCTTCGCAGGGCCCTTCGTCAAGCACCCCAGGCTCTCGACCGGCGCCGGCGACAACTTCAACGCCGGCTTCTGCCTCGGACTGCTCGCCGGACTCGAACTCGAACAATGCCTCTGCACGGGCACGGCAACCAGCGGCTTCTACGTCCGCAACGCCGCCAGCCCGACCCTCAACGAACTCGCGGGCTTCTGTGACGAACTGCCCGACCCGGAAGCCGGGCGCTAG
- a CDS encoding flagellin yields the protein MSGVNPTSGRVTSLLSSSTLVEQLRKTQVDMADLQRQLSTGLKYDSVSDAPGEASSILSLRRRLLERDQELDNLAESASVLNTADQAIKDFKEIVLEARTLAQEAANELGGSDAESRKAQAIVVTEQLDALIAIANRDILGVPLFAGNDYTDIDEPFVEFLGGVRYLGADSGLRLDTGQSRPSEINSNGADAFGALTTRVASNVDLNPALTGTSRLATLDGARGQGITPGQVQISVGATSAVIDLAGSETADDIITRLTAAFDAITPGSAAITLTNNGFALEATGVDPVTISDLPGATSAADLGISITNTGFPPTAGGDLNPPLTKNTRLADLGVAVDFASGLVINQGSRSETITLAGLETVEDLDNAIRALDLGVRLEINAGQTGFNLISEVSGVSFSIGENGGTTATDLGLRSYSADTRLSDFRNGMGVLVNEGSDDLGNNYSDIGFRLHDGTSFDVDLEGLTTVGEVITAIENEAAAAGLTVGVDFVVGFKAVGNGLEITDNTAGGGDFEVVNLGSNLTADHLGIAGNAGAGNAIAGRDTATIRAENVFTHLMDLRDALTGDDTSGIALAMDNIGNDLNDIDTARANIATQASRTNQQIQRIEDMKLTEEILLSDLQDADLTEVVTRFTQLQQQLQASLTAGGQIQQLTLLNFLS from the coding sequence ATGAGCGGTGTGAACCCGACCAGCGGCCGCGTGACCAGCCTGCTCTCGAGCAGCACCCTTGTCGAGCAGCTGCGCAAGACGCAGGTCGATATGGCCGATCTTCAGCGTCAGCTCTCGACCGGCCTGAAGTACGACAGCGTTTCGGATGCGCCGGGTGAGGCGTCTTCCATCCTTTCATTGCGACGACGGCTGCTCGAACGCGATCAGGAGTTGGACAACCTCGCCGAGAGCGCCTCGGTCCTCAACACCGCCGACCAGGCGATCAAGGACTTCAAGGAGATCGTTCTCGAGGCGCGGACGCTCGCGCAGGAGGCGGCGAACGAGCTGGGCGGTTCCGACGCGGAGTCCCGCAAGGCGCAGGCGATTGTCGTCACCGAGCAGCTCGATGCGCTGATCGCCATCGCGAACCGCGACATCCTGGGCGTTCCGCTCTTCGCGGGCAATGACTACACCGACATCGACGAGCCGTTCGTGGAGTTTCTCGGCGGTGTTCGCTATCTCGGTGCCGACTCGGGTCTGCGTCTCGACACCGGCCAGTCGCGGCCGAGCGAGATCAACAGTAATGGCGCGGATGCTTTCGGTGCTCTGACCACACGCGTCGCCAGCAACGTTGATCTCAACCCGGCGCTGACCGGCACGAGTCGGCTCGCCACGCTCGACGGTGCACGGGGTCAGGGCATCACGCCCGGGCAGGTGCAGATCAGCGTCGGCGCGACGTCGGCGGTCATCGACCTGGCCGGCAGCGAGACGGCGGACGACATCATCACGCGGTTGACGGCCGCGTTCGACGCCATCACGCCCGGCTCCGCGGCGATCACGCTGACCAACAACGGGTTCGCGCTCGAGGCTACCGGCGTCGATCCCGTGACCATCAGCGATCTGCCCGGCGCGACCTCCGCCGCCGACCTGGGCATCAGCATCACGAATACCGGTTTTCCGCCGACGGCGGGGGGCGATCTGAATCCGCCGCTGACCAAGAACACCCGGCTCGCTGATCTGGGTGTCGCGGTCGATTTCGCCTCCGGGCTAGTGATCAATCAGGGCAGCCGTTCGGAGACCATCACGCTGGCCGGTCTTGAGACCGTTGAGGATCTCGACAACGCCATCCGTGCGCTCGATCTCGGCGTCCGTCTGGAGATCAACGCCGGCCAGACCGGCTTCAACCTGATCAGTGAGGTCTCGGGTGTCAGCTTCTCGATCGGTGAGAACGGGGGCACGACGGCGACCGATCTGGGGCTTCGCTCTTACAGCGCCGACACGCGGCTGAGCGACTTCCGCAACGGCATGGGCGTGCTCGTCAACGAGGGCAGCGACGACCTGGGCAACAACTACAGCGACATCGGCTTCCGTCTTCATGACGGAACGAGCTTTGATGTTGATCTGGAGGGGCTGACGACCGTCGGCGAGGTGATCACCGCGATCGAGAACGAGGCCGCTGCGGCCGGGCTGACGGTTGGTGTTGATTTTGTTGTTGGCTTCAAGGCCGTCGGCAACGGTCTGGAGATCACCGACAACACCGCGGGTGGCGGCGATTTCGAGGTCGTCAATCTCGGCAGCAACCTCACCGCGGATCACCTTGGCATCGCGGGTAACGCGGGAGCGGGCAACGCGATCGCCGGCAGGGACACAGCGACCATTCGTGCCGAGAATGTTTTCACCCATCTGATGGATTTACGCGACGCGTTGACCGGGGATGACACGTCTGGCATCGCGCTTGCTATGGACAACATAGGCAATGACCTGAATGACATTGACACGGCGCGGGCGAACATCGCCACGCAGGCCAGTCGGACCAACCAGCAGATACAGCGGATCGAAGACATGAAACTGACCGAAGAAATCCTCCTTAGCGACCTGCAGGACGCCGACCTCACCGAGGTGGTGACACGCTTCACCCAGCTCCAGCAGCAGTTGCAGGCCTCACTGACGGCCGGAGGTCAGATTCAGCAGCTCACGTTGCTGAATTTTCTGTCCTGA
- a CDS encoding flagellar basal body L-ring protein FlgH has protein sequence MRTTAALAFALLIASPLAGQEQVEDQEHLGSFLYAPQPVRILTPEAPKRQDGQKQLHQGVSMASYAALETPDIRRFQINDLVMIIVRESFSNTAEQSSETEKEASVDASIDKLPDLRLSDLIDLQMRMNNFNTQPGVAAQYSREFSGEGDYNRTDTMTGRVMARVIDVKPNATLVLEARDHIQTDDEVVTIVVSGTARAQDITARNTIETDQLYGLHVRKEHSGKLRDTNEKGWISRTFDAIFDF, from the coding sequence ATGAGAACCACCGCGGCCCTCGCGTTCGCGTTGCTGATCGCTTCACCGCTGGCCGGGCAGGAGCAGGTTGAGGATCAGGAGCATCTCGGTTCATTCCTTTATGCGCCGCAGCCGGTTCGCATTCTGACGCCTGAGGCGCCGAAGCGGCAGGACGGTCAGAAGCAACTGCATCAGGGTGTGTCGATGGCCAGCTACGCGGCGCTCGAGACGCCTGACATCCGGCGGTTTCAGATCAACGACCTGGTGATGATCATCGTGCGAGAGTCGTTCAGCAACACCGCGGAGCAGTCCTCCGAGACCGAGAAGGAGGCCTCGGTGGACGCGAGCATCGACAAGTTGCCTGACCTGCGCCTGAGTGATCTGATCGACCTCCAGATGCGGATGAACAACTTCAACACGCAGCCGGGTGTCGCGGCCCAGTACAGCCGCGAGTTCTCGGGTGAGGGCGACTACAACCGCACGGACACCATGACCGGTCGGGTGATGGCGCGTGTGATCGACGTCAAGCCCAACGCGACGCTTGTGCTTGAGGCGCGCGATCATATCCAGACCGACGACGAGGTCGTCACGATCGTGGTTTCGGGCACGGCGCGTGCCCAGGACATCACCGCCCGCAACACGATCGAGACCGACCAGCTCTACGGGCTCCACGTGCGCAAGGAGCACAGCGGGAAGCTGCGCGACACCAACGAAAAAGGCTGGATTTCGAGGACCTTCGATGCCATATTTGACTTCTAA
- the fliW gene encoding flagellar assembly protein FliW yields the protein MIIQTSRFGEIEVDDTRVIRFPKGLLGFPRYREYVLIESGDEATFWWLQSVDMPELAFVVTDPSLFVPTYQVPLRRDQLADLGINEPEDAQVFVIVNKQDNLLTGNLQGPLIIHVAKRMGEQMVLSDRRFTTRVPLVELPTPVEAMSA from the coding sequence ATGATCATCCAGACGTCGCGATTCGGCGAGATCGAAGTGGACGACACCCGTGTCATCCGCTTCCCGAAGGGACTCCTCGGTTTTCCGAGGTACCGGGAGTACGTGCTCATCGAGTCGGGTGATGAGGCCACGTTCTGGTGGCTGCAGTCGGTCGACATGCCGGAGCTCGCCTTTGTCGTTACCGACCCGAGCCTGTTCGTCCCGACGTACCAGGTGCCCCTGCGACGCGACCAGCTCGCCGACCTGGGCATCAACGAGCCCGAGGACGCGCAGGTGTTCGTCATCGTGAACAAGCAGGACAACCTGCTCACGGGCAACCTGCAGGGTCCGCTGATCATCCACGTCGCCAAGCGCATGGGTGAGCAGATGGTCCTGTCGGACAGGCGGTTCACGACGCGTGTGCCGCTGGTCGAACTCCCCACCCCCGTCGAGGCCATGAGCGCCTGA
- a CDS encoding flagellin N-terminal helical domain-containing protein, with the protein MTRINSNVSSMIARNQLASSNADLSVRLERLSTGLKINRGADNPAGLIVSERLRNEIAAVGQSVSNIERASNVIATTEAALQEINDLLVSMKALVVEAANTGAFSREEIAANQLQIDSAVESITRISNTTSFAGLKTLNGSLDYIVENLTTSQISDVSVYGANFGTNSSVPVSVEVLASAQKATLFLSGYTGTIPGDVVFTLGGTGGAQTLEFASGQDMSDLMAQINSRSDATGVAARLFDPLNSAAGIVLESTTYGSDAFISVDVRDDPASIFSPLMSAAGTQTLRDDGQDVLAIVNGNLALGRGTSVSLNTAFLSIELELDETVATTSLNTEYTFDITGGGAIYQIGPDVNSSQQVGFGIQSVAASNLGNSIVGFLTSITSQGDNAIVKGQARFADGVLDAAIDQVSTLRGRLGAFEKNTLDTTARSAQVALENLTASESRIRDADFAEETAKLSRAQILQQAGTQTLALANSSAESVLALLQ; encoded by the coding sequence ATGACGCGCATCAATTCCAACGTCTCCTCGATGATCGCGAGGAATCAGCTGGCCAGTTCCAACGCTGACCTCTCGGTGCGGCTCGAACGCCTGAGCACCGGCCTCAAGATCAACCGTGGAGCTGACAACCCCGCCGGACTCATCGTCTCCGAACGGCTGCGCAACGAGATCGCGGCTGTCGGCCAGTCCGTCAGCAACATCGAACGCGCCTCCAACGTGATCGCCACCACCGAGGCGGCCCTGCAGGAGATCAACGACCTGCTCGTCTCGATGAAGGCGCTCGTGGTCGAGGCGGCCAACACCGGTGCCTTCTCTCGCGAAGAGATCGCCGCCAACCAGCTGCAGATCGACTCCGCGGTGGAATCGATCACCCGCATCTCCAACACGACCAGCTTCGCCGGCCTCAAGACGCTCAACGGCTCGCTCGACTACATCGTCGAGAACCTCACCACCAGCCAGATCTCCGATGTTTCTGTCTACGGTGCCAACTTCGGGACCAACAGCTCGGTGCCGGTCTCGGTCGAGGTGCTGGCTTCGGCTCAGAAGGCCACGCTCTTCCTGTCCGGCTACACGGGCACGATTCCCGGCGACGTCGTCTTCACACTCGGCGGCACCGGCGGCGCGCAGACGCTCGAGTTCGCCTCGGGTCAGGACATGTCCGACCTGATGGCGCAGATCAACTCTCGCTCCGACGCCACCGGCGTCGCGGCACGCCTCTTCGACCCGCTCAACTCGGCCGCGGGCATCGTCCTGGAATCGACGACGTACGGCTCGGATGCCTTCATCTCGGTCGATGTCCGTGACGACCCCGCGAGCATCTTCTCGCCGCTGATGTCGGCCGCGGGCACGCAGACGCTCCGCGACGACGGCCAGGACGTTCTCGCCATCGTCAACGGCAACCTCGCGCTTGGCCGCGGCACGTCGGTGAGTCTGAACACCGCCTTCCTCTCGATCGAGCTTGAGCTGGACGAGACGGTCGCGACCACCAGCCTGAACACCGAGTACACCTTCGACATCACGGGCGGCGGTGCGATCTACCAGATCGGACCGGACGTCAATTCCTCGCAGCAGGTCGGCTTCGGTATTCAGTCGGTCGCCGCCTCCAACCTCGGCAACTCGATTGTCGGCTTCCTGACCTCGATCACCTCGCAGGGTGACAACGCCATCGTCAAGGGCCAGGCACGGTTCGCCGACGGCGTCCTCGACGCTGCGATCGATCAGGTCTCGACGCTCCGCGGGCGTCTGGGTGCCTTCGAGAAGAACACCCTGGACACGACCGCCCGTTCGGCCCAGGTCGCTCTTGAGAACCTGACCGCCTCCGAGTCGCGTATCCGCGACGCCGACTTCGCCGAGGAGACGGCCAAGCTCTCGCGTGCCCAGATCCTCCAGCAGGCGGGCACGCAGACCCTGGCGCTGGCCAACAGTTCTGCGGAGAGCGTTCTCGCCCTGCTGCAGTAA
- the flgN gene encoding flagellar export chaperone FlgN, with amino-acid sequence MDNHVTRCVTELEALLISMIERQRLWLAVFEQKTGAMRRGDRKLMAALTTQEKDHLAAMGEMEKRRLMLLGELTQVFRPDAREPMRLVELAQLLPEATRDRLLRLRQDLRAEMKRFREQLGSVRQASESILRHVNGVMETVVAAAAGVATYTSAGRPPQAARTTLSTFSMTA; translated from the coding sequence ATGGATAACCACGTCACCCGATGCGTGACCGAGCTTGAGGCGTTGCTCATCAGCATGATCGAGCGTCAGCGGCTCTGGCTCGCCGTCTTCGAGCAGAAGACAGGCGCGATGCGTCGCGGCGATCGCAAGCTGATGGCGGCGCTGACGACGCAGGAGAAGGATCATCTCGCGGCGATGGGCGAGATGGAGAAGAGACGGCTGATGCTTCTGGGTGAGCTGACGCAGGTGTTCCGTCCTGACGCGCGCGAGCCGATGCGTCTGGTGGAGTTGGCGCAGCTGCTGCCGGAGGCGACGCGCGATCGGCTCCTGCGGCTCCGCCAGGACCTGCGTGCCGAGATGAAACGCTTCCGCGAGCAACTCGGGTCGGTTCGTCAGGCTTCCGAGTCGATCCTCCGGCACGTCAATGGCGTGATGGAGACAGTTGTCGCAGCCGCCGCCGGGGTGGCGACTTACACCAGCGCCGGGCGGCCGCCCCAGGCCGCGCGGACGACCCTCAGCACCTTCAGCATGACCGCCTGA
- the flgA gene encoding flagellar basal body P-ring formation chaperone FlgA: MTTRLLAMMILLVAGTATADVIRLNREGGSSGPGVTLGQVAELAGAAAEALADTEVARFEDGQQEVRVTIDQVQQRLDQAGTNWSTLNLTGYLSVTVYRTPAEQEPPVGGTDSAYASTQFVAPDPAPTIASAVNTEVTLDISQPRTLYDLLTLEVTERVDVPAESLVIAVTPRDQRFLETPLIGQRYRVDLEPSHQVWTATFTRQTADISVRPRQVRMRLARRAEVVVAVNPLQRGDVIRPMDLERRTVEVELDTERYYVDPSQLGGLLAGRSLAAGQPITPEDVIAQELVRRNDLVTVICRIGAVKIETPAIARDSGVMGDVVYLRNPSSGELFQATIIGRRRVLIEMPGTLASGATP; encoded by the coding sequence ATGACAACCCGGCTCCTCGCGATGATGATTCTACTCGTCGCGGGCACGGCGACGGCCGATGTGATCCGCCTGAACCGCGAGGGCGGGTCGTCGGGTCCGGGCGTGACGCTGGGGCAGGTCGCCGAGCTGGCGGGTGCGGCCGCCGAGGCGTTGGCCGACACCGAGGTGGCTCGATTTGAGGATGGCCAGCAAGAGGTCAGGGTCACGATCGATCAGGTTCAGCAGCGTCTCGATCAGGCGGGCACGAACTGGTCGACGCTGAATCTCACGGGCTATCTGAGCGTCACGGTCTACCGCACGCCCGCGGAGCAGGAGCCTCCGGTCGGCGGCACGGATTCGGCGTACGCCTCGACTCAGTTTGTCGCGCCCGACCCCGCGCCGACGATTGCCAGCGCGGTCAACACCGAGGTGACGCTGGACATTTCACAGCCGCGGACGCTTTATGACCTGCTGACGCTGGAGGTCACCGAGCGGGTGGATGTGCCGGCGGAGTCGCTGGTGATCGCCGTGACGCCACGCGATCAGCGGTTTCTGGAGACGCCTTTGATCGGCCAGCGTTACCGCGTTGATCTGGAGCCGTCGCACCAGGTCTGGACGGCCACGTTCACGCGTCAGACGGCGGATATCAGTGTTCGGCCGAGGCAGGTCCGTATGCGGCTGGCGCGCCGGGCTGAGGTTGTGGTCGCCGTCAACCCCTTGCAGCGTGGCGACGTGATCCGCCCGATGGACCTTGAACGGCGCACCGTTGAGGTTGAGCTTGACACCGAGCGTTACTACGTCGATCCGTCACAGCTTGGCGGCCTGCTTGCCGGCCGCTCGCTTGCCGCCGGTCAGCCGATCACGCCCGAGGATGTGATCGCTCAGGAGCTTGTGCGGCGCAACGACCTGGTGACCGTGATCTGCCGTATTGGTGCGGTCAAGATCGAGACCCCCGCCATCGCCCGCGATTCCGGCGTGATGGGCGACGTGGTCTATCTCCGCAATCCGTCGTCCGGCGAGTTGTTCCAGGCCACGATCATCGGCAGGCGTCGCGTGCTGATCGAGATGCCCGGGACGCTCGCTTCAGGAGCCACGCCATGA
- the flgK gene encoding flagellar hook-associated protein FlgK codes for MGLTNALQIGKSGILASQSALQAVGNNLANVGTEGYHRSKVSLSPVGDQEILNGIFVGRGVQLQSITRLVDEALETRLRGSVANQSGSLERQELLEQVESVHNELSEISITSRLTDFFASWSSLAANPGSTSEPSTALRSDVVNEGQIAADHLRQIRLELTAQREQVDLAIIDSVNAVDSLLTQVEQINESIALQESGRGQGASALRDQRDVLLTELATYLDISTNELGNGEVDVFVGSTPLVLNGDSRGLTLENGIGQSAADVHVVIKDDGQRVNATTGKLGAQITFRQEDWQEAVDTLDNLARELIFEVNKLHSTGQGLVGSSSVTGANKVLDADASLNDPAAGLDFTPVHGSFQIHVEQNGVTTTQQINIDLDGLNGNDTTLNTLIAQINDPASRLAGMISASATADGRLQITAGSDSATISFSDDSSGVLATLGVNSYFTGSSAADIGVNQALQDDPRLIAAGRQHSLSDPLGANENALSIAELGSTPIEALNGRSLSDFWTDHVADYASRLSATGQQAEADTLVRQSLEAQRQELSGVNVDEETIDLIQYQRSFQASARFISVTDELIQTLLGLV; via the coding sequence ATGGGACTGACCAACGCCTTACAGATCGGCAAGTCCGGCATCCTCGCCTCGCAGTCGGCGTTGCAGGCGGTTGGTAACAACCTGGCCAACGTCGGTACCGAGGGTTATCACCGTTCCAAGGTCAGTCTCAGTCCGGTTGGTGATCAGGAGATCCTCAACGGTATTTTTGTCGGGCGTGGCGTGCAGCTGCAGTCGATCACGCGTCTTGTTGATGAGGCGCTGGAGACGCGTCTCCGCGGCTCGGTGGCGAATCAGTCGGGATCGCTCGAGCGTCAGGAGTTGCTCGAGCAGGTCGAGTCGGTTCACAACGAGCTTTCCGAGATCAGCATCACCTCGCGGCTGACCGACTTTTTTGCGTCGTGGAGTTCGCTCGCGGCCAATCCCGGTTCGACGTCGGAGCCGAGCACGGCGCTGCGTTCTGACGTGGTGAACGAGGGGCAGATCGCGGCGGACCACCTCCGGCAGATCCGGCTTGAGCTGACTGCGCAGCGTGAGCAGGTCGATCTTGCGATCATCGACAGCGTCAATGCCGTTGACAGCCTGCTGACCCAGGTCGAGCAGATCAACGAGAGCATCGCGCTGCAGGAGTCGGGTCGGGGTCAGGGTGCTTCGGCGCTGCGGGATCAGCGTGACGTCCTGCTGACCGAGCTCGCGACGTATCTCGATATCTCCACCAACGAGTTGGGTAACGGCGAGGTTGATGTCTTCGTCGGCTCGACGCCTTTGGTTCTCAATGGCGACAGCCGTGGGCTGACGCTTGAGAACGGCATCGGTCAGAGTGCCGCCGACGTCCACGTCGTGATCAAGGATGACGGCCAGCGTGTCAATGCCACGACCGGCAAGCTCGGTGCCCAGATCACGTTTCGTCAGGAAGACTGGCAGGAGGCCGTCGACACGCTCGACAACCTCGCCAGGGAGTTGATCTTCGAGGTCAACAAGCTGCACAGCACCGGTCAGGGGCTCGTTGGCTCGTCCTCGGTCACCGGTGCCAACAAGGTGTTGGATGCGGACGCGTCGCTTAACGATCCCGCGGCCGGTCTCGATTTCACGCCGGTGCACGGGTCGTTCCAGATCCACGTTGAGCAGAACGGCGTCACCACGACCCAGCAGATCAACATCGATCTTGATGGTCTCAACGGCAACGACACCACGCTGAACACGCTCATCGCGCAGATCAATGATCCCGCCTCGCGTCTGGCCGGCATGATCAGTGCGTCGGCGACGGCCGACGGCCGGCTGCAGATCACCGCGGGCTCCGACTCGGCCACGATCAGCTTCAGCGATGATTCGTCGGGTGTGCTGGCGACGCTTGGCGTCAACAGTTATTTCACCGGGTCGAGTGCCGCGGACATCGGCGTCAACCAGGCGCTCCAGGACGACCCGCGCCTGATCGCCGCAGGGCGGCAGCATTCGCTGAGTGACCCGCTGGGAGCGAACGAGAACGCGTTGTCGATCGCGGAACTGGGCAGCACGCCGATCGAGGCGCTCAACGGGCGGAGTCTGAGCGACTTCTGGACCGACCACGTCGCCGACTACGCGTCGCGTTTGAGCGCGACGGGCCAGCAGGCGGAGGCGGACACGCTCGTCCGCCAGTCGCTCGAGGCTCAGCGGCAGGAACTGTCGGGCGTCAACGTTGACGAAGAGACCATCGACCTCATTCAGTACCAGCGTTCGTTCCAGGCCAGTGCACGCTTTATCAGCGTGACCGACGAACTGATCCAGACCCTGCTCGGGCTCGTTTGA
- a CDS encoding flagellar basal body P-ring protein FlgI, with amino-acid sequence MPYLTSKTVRVVVCLIALLTLVLPVQATRIGDLVRVHGAESSKIVGMGLVFGLTGTGDGGRFLPSMRQLAEIIGTLGDPNVVADELRNANNVAMVYLEAIVPENGISRGDPLDVRVAAAGPASSLVGGRLFMVPMVGPRRDVVTEPLAFASGMVTVEDIENPATGIIYDGAIAAVTLSPQYMDRQGRVTLIINPEHASFQLANNIANVISGLVSPDGDPVAHPLNAKTIIIQVPPSERSNIVRFLSPILDTHIDRDFIAPGALVVVNEKTGTIVFTDEVEISPAGISHGGMSIQRITPEPIPNPAQPLIEQQHVLALDPSDRPNPKLADLVEAFNQLKVPAADRIAIIRTLEKAKRLHAKVVYE; translated from the coding sequence ATGCCATATTTGACTTCTAAAACCGTTCGCGTGGTCGTCTGCCTGATCGCGCTGCTCACGCTCGTACTCCCTGTGCAGGCAACGCGTATCGGTGATCTGGTGCGTGTGCACGGCGCCGAGAGCAGCAAGATCGTGGGCATGGGTCTGGTCTTCGGCCTGACCGGCACGGGTGATGGCGGTCGTTTCTTGCCCTCGATGCGTCAGCTCGCCGAGATCATCGGCACGCTCGGCGACCCGAACGTTGTGGCGGACGAGCTGCGCAACGCCAACAACGTCGCGATGGTATATCTGGAGGCGATTGTGCCGGAGAACGGGATCTCGCGTGGCGACCCGCTCGATGTCCGTGTCGCCGCTGCCGGCCCTGCATCCAGTCTGGTGGGCGGGCGTCTGTTCATGGTCCCGATGGTGGGCCCGCGTCGCGACGTCGTGACCGAGCCGCTGGCCTTTGCCTCGGGCATGGTCACGGTGGAGGACATTGAGAACCCGGCGACGGGCATCATCTACGACGGGGCAATCGCCGCGGTCACCCTGAGCCCGCAGTACATGGACCGGCAGGGGCGTGTGACGCTGATCATCAACCCCGAGCACGCCTCGTTTCAGCTGGCCAACAACATCGCCAACGTCATCAGCGGGCTGGTCTCGCCTGATGGCGACCCTGTGGCTCACCCCCTCAATGCCAAGACGATCATCATCCAGGTCCCGCCTTCGGAGCGGTCCAACATCGTCCGTTTCCTCAGCCCGATTCTCGACACCCACATCGATCGCGACTTCATCGCGCCGGGGGCGCTGGTGGTGGTCAACGAGAAGACCGGGACGATCGTGTTTACCGACGAGGTGGAGATCTCGCCCGCGGGCATCTCGCACGGCGGGATGTCGATCCAGCGGATCACGCCCGAGCCGATCCCGAATCCCGCTCAGCCGCTGATCGAGCAGCAGCACGTGCTCGCGCTCGACCCTTCCGACCGGCCCAACCCCAAGCTGGCCGACCTGGTCGAGGCGTTCAATCAGCTCAAGGTTCCGGCGGCCGACCGCATCGCGATTATCCGCACGCTCGAGAAGGCCAAGCGTCTGCACGCGAAGGTGGTGTACGAATGA